A genomic segment from Corylus avellana chromosome ca5, CavTom2PMs-1.0 encodes:
- the LOC132182969 gene encoding uncharacterized protein LOC132182969: MAGRWEVGFPKSACSLREQAARTILRTVRSRGHTYVELREDGKKFVFFCTLCLAPCYSDAVLFDHLKGNLHTERLSTAKVTLMGPNPWPFNDGVLFFDNSVENQKESGVFNTNKSRLLELQNNDDNRAIVEYSGNSQTNCNGNGGVHSDIEISYCDKTLNANDSVVVPGVRIWNEISDIKVQEVGCGQIAARFREKDKVLNGISRIWCEWLGKRSPENEDKFNVPEHDFAVVTFRYNCDIGSKELFDHMKPLLLSSPTSESENGEGTSRKKKKSFSDPEDISESLNNNNNNQYDSSGEDSSASNGASSRLILAYYDDQLLHKRFISSKALRRELRQHQRLAAERMCDICQHKMLPGKDVSALMNMQTGRLLCSSRNVHGAFHVFHTSCIIHWILLCEFEIITKELVSPKLRRRKSKRKNAAKCSAIGKEGEVKATRTQIDSVFCPECQGTGIITEGDELEKPSVPLSEMFKYKLKLSDARRTWMKSPEVSENCSTGFHFPSQSEETIQEKVKPLKLLRFYESDI; this comes from the exons ATGGCGGGAAGGTGGGAAGTAGGGTTTCCGAAGAGTGCTTGTAGTCTTAGAGAACAAGCAGCGAGAACCATTCTTCGCACTGTAAGGTCGCGTGGGCACACGTACGTTGAGCTTCGGGAAGATGGGAAAAAGTTCGTTTTCTTCTGTACTCTGTGTCTTGCACCGTGTTATAGTGATGCCGTGTTGTTTGATCACTTGAAGGGGAATCTTCACACTGAGAGGTTATCTACTGCTAAGGTTACGCTCATGGGACCAAATCCATGGCCTTTCAATGATGGTGTTCTATTCTTTGACAATTCAGTGGAGAACCAAAAAGAGTCGGGtgttttcaatacaaataaaagtaGGTTGTTGGAGTTGCAGAACAATGATGACAATCGTGCTATTGTCGAATATAGTGGAAATTCGCAAACGAATTGTAATGGGAATGGTGGTGTTCATTCAGATATTGAAATTAGTTATTGTGATAAGACTTTGAATGCTAATGACAGTGTCGTAGTTCCCGGCGTGCGGATTTGGAATGAAATATCTGATATAAAAGTGCAGGAGGTTGGCTGTGGACAAATTGCTGCCAGGTTCCGTGAGAAGGATAAGGTTTTGAATGGGATTAGTAGAATATGGTGTGAGTGGTTGGGGAAAAGAAGTCCTGAAAATGAGGATAAGTTCAATGTTCCAGAGCATGATTTTGCTGTTGTTACTTTCCGTTATAATTGTGATATTGGCAGCAAGGAATTGTTTGATCATATGAAGCCATTGCTGTTATCTAGTCCTACATCAGAATCAGAGAATGGGGAAGGCActagtaggaaaaaaaagaaatcattttctgatCCTGAGGACATTAGTGAGTccttgaataataataataataatcaatatgaTTCATCTGGGGAAGATTCTTCAGCTTCAAATGGCGCCTCTTCGAGATTAATTTTGGCTTATTATGATGATCAGCTGCTGCATAAGAGGTTTATTTCAAGTAAGGCTTTAAGGCGAGAGTTGAGACAGCATCAGCGTTTGGCTGCAGAAAGGATGTGTGATATCTGTCAACACAAGATGCTTCCTGGGAAAGACGTATCAGCACTAATGAATATGCAGACTGGAAGGCTTCTCTGCAGTAGCCGAAATGTGCATGGG GCATTTCATGTATTTCACACTTCATGCATTATTCACTGGATACTTCTCTGTGAGTTTGAAATAATTACAAAGGAGTTAGTTAGTCCAAAACTGAGGAGAAGAAAATCCAAGAGAAAGAATGCAGCTAAATGCAGTGCAATAGGAAAAGAAGGTGAGGTGAAAGCTACAAGAACACAAATTGATTCTGTTTTCTGCCCGGAGTGCCAGGGAACTGGGATCATAACTGAAGGAGATGAACTGGAGAAACCATCTGTCCCCCTTTCTGAG ATGTTCAAGTATAAACTGAAGTTGAGTGATGCACGGAGAACTTGGATGAAAAGTCCCGAAGTGTCAGAGAACTGCTCCACGGGTTTTCATTTCCCTTCCCAGTCTGAAGAAACGATTCAG GAAAAGGTGAAACCCCTGAAATTGCTGCGTTTCTATGAATCTGATATATAG